The Pseudogulbenkiania sp. MAI-1 sequence CGGATCGGACGCGTTCTCGATCGCCGGCGGCGGCGACACGCTGGCGGCCATCGCCAAGTTCGGCGTGACCGACAAGATCAGCTACATCTCCACCGGCGGCGGCGCCTTCCTCGAGTTCCTCGAGGGCAAGGAACTGCCGGCCGTGGCGATTCTGCAGCAGCGCGCGCAGTAAGGCGGCCGGAACCTGTCTTGGGCGGTGGCGGCGCCGCAACAGCCCGCCGAGTAGGCTGGACACTACAGCCCGGGTGGCGGACTCTATAGGGTCCGCCACCCCAACGGAGTCAAACCCATGTCGTTCAATACCTGGCTGCTGTTCCTCGTCACCGTGTTCTTCGTCTCGGCCACGCCGGGACCCAACATGCTGCTGGCGCTGTCGCACGGCATCCGCTACGGTGTGCGCCGCACCCTGCCGACGCTGGCCGGCTTGCTGACCGCGCTGGGACTGATCATGGCCGGTTCGGCGGCGGGGCTGGGAGCGATCCTGGCGGCGTCCGAACTGCTGTTCTCGGTGGTCAAGTATGCCGGTGCGGCCTACCTGATCTGGCTCGGCATCAAGACCTGGCGCGCGGCGCCGGAGCCGCTGGGGCAGGGGCCGGATGCCGACAGCGCAGCCCAGGGCAATGCATGGCAGCGCTTTCGCACCGGCTTCCTGGTGGCGATGAGCAATCCCAAGGCCTTCGTGTTCTTCACCGCGCTGTTTCCGCAGTTCATGGATGCCAGCGCGCCGCAGGGCCCGCAGCTGTTGGCGCTGGCCGGCACTTTCTACGTGATCGAGAGTAGCTGGCAACTGGCCTACGCCGCCGGCGGTTCGCGCCTGCGGGTGTGGCTCAACAGCCCGGTGCGGCTCTCCTGGATGAACCGCTTCGCCGGCGGCTCGTTCATGGCGGCCGGCGTGGCGCTGTCCGGCGTCAGCCGGCACTGAGAGTCCATTCCGCGGCCGGATACGCGGAAACAGACTCGCGCCGGCTTCGGCCGGCTTTATTGATTTGATAGCGGTGCCGTCGCCATGACGACACCTTGCCTTATTCTGGAGAATGACCCATGGCACTCGTTTCGATGCGTCAGCTGCTGGACCATGCAGCCGAGTTCAGCTACGGCCTGCCGGCCTTCAACGTCAACAACCTCGAGCAGATGCGCGCCATCATGGAAGCCGCCGACAAGGTCGACGCGCCGGTGATCGTGCAGGCCTCGGCCGGCGCCCGCAAGTACGCCGGCGCGCCGTTCCTGCGCCACCTGATCCTGGCTGCGGTGGAAGAATTCCCGCACATCCCG is a genomic window containing:
- a CDS encoding LysE family translocator, giving the protein MSFNTWLLFLVTVFFVSATPGPNMLLALSHGIRYGVRRTLPTLAGLLTALGLIMAGSAAGLGAILAASELLFSVVKYAGAAYLIWLGIKTWRAAPEPLGQGPDADSAAQGNAWQRFRTGFLVAMSNPKAFVFFTALFPQFMDASAPQGPQLLALAGTFYVIESSWQLAYAAGGSRLRVWLNSPVRLSWMNRFAGGSFMAAGVALSGVSRH